A segment of the Aythya fuligula isolate bAytFul2 chromosome 27, bAytFul2.pri, whole genome shotgun sequence genome:
TTTCCCTATACATTACAGGTGCTTCAGCAGATCTCCACTGCAAAATTGAGGCCCATCTTTAACCATTAATGTTTTTAGTAAGATTGACAGTGTTGTTACACGTGATAACAAATTTGGTTACAAAAATGACTGCTAACTACAACTACTTATTTTAGTGTTACCATGTTAAGtggcaagaaaagcaaagcatgcCAGCTAAACACTACTGCACTTCTCAGACAGTCAACAGAATCAGTACGGCAAAACCAAAAGTTGAGAAAGAATTAAATCCAAGTTTGACAGAGTAATCTGACTTCACCTATTTGGATAGTCTTTCCTACGCTGCAAGAAAAGGGTGGTATTCTGCCCCacgaagaaagaaaaaatccttggAGTCGTTGCCATAACTTAAGTGCCACAAATCGTCTTGGCAATTCTTTCTGACATGCTCAATTCAGGCAATACAGAAAACGTACAGCTTTACTCCAGCCAAAGGTGAGAGAAGataaaatgctatttctcaTCATCTGACCTCTTCAGTGTGTAAGCATTCATGTTGTCAAAAGaatatttgggggaaaagaTTAGAAAAGCCTCACAACACAGCTGTCTCAGTTCACAGCATCACTGGAACTGAAACACTTCAGTATTTACAAGGTGGCACTGTTCTAAATACCAAAACTTTGCCTCTCTCAACATTTTAATGATAATCAACTTTGGCATTTTACATGATAATAACCACCATATACGggtgtctttttttgtttgtttccatttttagtttatttactTATTCTTAACTCTTCCATCTCTCCCGCACATCTTTGGTTGCACATAAATTTGGGAAATTTGGAAGCTTTGTATTACTAATTAGAGGTTTCTGCACTCAAACTATTTGCAAGTGGATGTGGAAATCTAACACCTCACTACCCAAAGAGCAAAAtttcaaatgataaaaatgacTTAGTTTCACAGGCAAACTAACCTTTGTCTATGACACAATAACTCTTCCGACCAGCTTTCGAGATAGTCCAACTGACACCGAAACTGCAAACTACTGAAAGTTCCCTAAAGCAGGGACACACACATGCTTTGTTACGGAAAAAGCGGCATAAAATAGTTTCTGGAAACAGCCATGACATGCTGAAAAGGATATCAATGGAATCATTCTGATCCTACACTATTCAGTACTGATCCATTAAGCTCTTTCcttgccctccccaccccaacccTTCCATGCTTCAATAACCAGTAACATTCACGTGGAAGTAGACTCAGAGAAAACAGAGTTCCTGCGCTCCTGTCCAGTAGTCAAACTTTGATAAATATATTAGTGAATTACAGGATCTACTGTTACGTTTTTCCAGGAATACAAAATGCAAGCACCGTAGAGCATACTGGCCTTGAAATTACATTACACTACATTTCCCTGATGATCTCCACagcttaaaaatgcttttggggCCACATTGAAGTCTAAAACTAACTTGCAATAGTAAGAACATTAAACAtgaataaaacttttaattatGAATGCATGGCAAACATGAACACTCACATAACATCAGAACTGAGActattccaggaaaaaaaaatctgaatggtGTCCTGATTGGACCCAATACCCGTTAAACCACCCAGTGGATGAGGACATCAAATGTAGTGTCTCTGTCATTTAAGTTCACCTCTCTGGAAGTAGCAAGCTTTTGTAGTAATCCcacaaaagagggaaaaaattagGCAATGCAACAGAAGCCATTCATAGGCAGCACTGGCTCTCAACATCCAAACAAGAAAGTTTTACACAGATCCATACCAGCAAACGCTGGCTGCAATTTGACTATCTGGTTTTCCCCACAGGAAAAGCTGTATGTATACAGATGTTAATTGCTTAGAACCGTTTAACTAATTACtgtttttgttcagaaaacatCTAGCTGGATACATGCGTTTTGCTATAAGAACAGTTATCAGGTCCCATCTGAAGTTAAGTCTCTTATCTCTACAAAACTCAAGCTACATAAGGCCCTTCAAAGAAAACCTATGCCTGGACACCAGTTAGATAGTTAAAAGCCaggcagaaaacatttaaaaatgcaaactgacAAGAAGTGAGTGGTATCTTCTAAAGCAACAAGCTAACGAAAGTCGGTCATAATTTTCACATGCAAATGGAAACTTCTGTCCTACAACTGGACATCTAACTGAACTATcaagtaatttgaaaaatactcTTATGATTTGCCAGTATAAATTCAGTCTGGTTTCCAGGGATCAGAAAGTATGGAATGTGCAAATCAGTGGTTAGAAAACAATATTTGTGATTAGAcacaattagattttttttcctccataggAACCAAATTTTATGGCATAACTAACGTTACAAGCAATGAATAAGCCAAACTGGCAGCATCAGTGACTTAAAATCACCACAGAAAGTAAAATTTTCCATAGCACTTAAATACTTCAGGAATCTAAGCcccattttaaataaacagatttgTGTATACAGGTATCTgtagtttctggaaaaaaaatcaaacaggagTATTTGCAAATTTGACTCAGAGACACTAGATCTGGCTACCACCACCCACaacaggaaagctttttttttttttttttaaatccgtCTCAGCTCTGGTTCCAGAATTTAAACGCAGATAtacaaaacatatattttaatgcttCTTAATCAGCAAGAAACTGCAAATACATCTCTTACTACAACTAGATAATATAATTTCAACTAAGGCTATACTGCAGCTTCTGAGTCTTCATCTGAACTCCTGCAGttgctgcttttcctgaagCCTTTCCACGTGTAACCCATGAAGGTAGGGCTGATGGGCAGGAAGCTGAAAcacctgtattttttaatgaagttcatGCCAAAGGGCAAATCATATGTTTCCATGCCATCCAGTGACTTGCTTCCTTTACCAACccctttcttccatttccttatTCCTCTTTCTTCAGGGCTtcctaaaagtaaaataaataaataaataggtacaCATATAGATTTAtacatacacagacacacacacatgtgtAACTGAggtaagagaagaaagaaagcaagcctCAAGTCTCagcaaagcactggaaaagaCCTAGAATCCTCAGAGgtagaaaaaagggaaaaaatattggaaatagCGAGTGTCTGTTTTAGTATATATTTGGAATTTGAGGCAAACTTTTGCTCTCAAATGAATGGAAGCAAGTTTGgatcctaaaatatttttactgtattttctgaataattctcctctggtttcatttttttttttccccagttatcTTCTATCTTTAAAGAAGATGAAGTCCTTAACTTGAACAAGATTCAAAGCATTATCAAGGAAACTGAAGCACACAGGAACAAAGTGGTCTACGGAAggtgtttaaaaatagaataaaagcgGCAATCACTTCCTCATGTCCTGCATTCTTTGAAATGAAGTACTATCATAATTCAGTACAAGAGTCATTATTTCAAGTAAAATTACAAGTTCATATGCTGACCTGGAATGGTATTatccaaaataaatgcaacacaGCCACCAACAAACATGGCTGTAGTGAGAAGAACATTTAATACTTGATCAATGCCTGTTATTCCtagaggaacagaaaggaaaaaaaaattagtatttgaatttttaacatatatatgtacatccTATTCATTTAATGTGGGAGAACTTTAAACTAATATGATCCACCACAGGGACCCCTTATTTCCAAAAATTCCATgaattttcatctgcttttaaaaatgtcatgaaataCTGTTTAAGTTTCAAGCACAGACAACTGTATAACTGAAATTATATAGAAAActtcaaaatagaaaaggaaaattttcatgATATAATATCATGTGGATTAAAATAACACTGTCATAACCACTATTGAGGAggtagtattaaaaaaaaatcaaaaacaaaaccgCTTCTCCATAGATTCAATAAATCTGCAGATTTGCCAACAGTCTGAATCAAGTTCATTAAAATTCAGGCTCAAAGCATGTCTAGAGAGACAAAGAATGTTcgaaaatgaaaacatttccagttttCAAGTTCTAATTTGgtatttccccttcctcttttgACATTATTTAAAACTCAGATTCACCTTTCCAGTCCTTATTCCAGTCCAGCTGGCAACTGTGTCCTTGCATTGCTCCACAATTTTATCCAAATAAAGCAACACAACTTGAGACATATCACACTGAAACAATCAACTCAGCTGTCAAGatccaaaataattttcctctgaATGTACCTGCCTTCTTACCTATAGCTTTTATTGTCtctgcaatattttgttttcctcttatttaCTTTGTACTTGTATCTACTTTGTATATCAATATTAGGTAAAAATACGCTTCATGTAAATGAACAGAAACACATACCTGTCACCAGTGGATTTTGTTTGAGATAGCTTGGGAGGACAAGcccaaagaaaatggaaaatccaAGTACAAACAGATTGCGAGAAGAATTTAAATCTATGAACTGGAGGTTTGACAGACCCACAGCTGTAATCAtccctaaattaaaaaaaaaaaaaaatagtacaagTCTCAGCTTCTAGACTTTTTcattggggggggaggggggaggtaAGATAAATGCAGCACTAGAGTAAAAAGATATTGCCACAGAATACACAAAGAGGAGCAAAAACCATACGTTACCAAAGAGAGTACAAAAGAGGGCACCAAGCACAGGGTCAGGCAGCGATGCAAAGAGAGCACTGAACTTGCCAACCATCCCAAGCAAGAGCATGAAGGCTGCTCCATATTGTATAACCCTGCGACTTCCAACCTGCAcgagaacaaaaaggaaagcacaCTGGAAAAAGTTTGTACTTTGTCCAACTTTGTGCCTTgcatcttattttattattccctTTCAGATTCAAAGCTTCTTTTCAAGCTTCCCCATATATTTTTGCAGTGTTAAAACACAAGCTGCAGACCCTTTGCAAATGTCTTGGAGGACTCAGCTGTAACATGGCTGCAGTCCAGTTCTAACATAAAACTTCGtttgactttgttttcattaacgTTAACAAAACCATCTTTGTCTGCTATAGCCACTATAACCATGAATTGTGGCATGGTCCCAtctacaataaaaaaaataaaccaacaataACTAGGAGTGATTGCAAACGGATCAACTGTAgtgcaaacaacaacaaaataataccATGTGTTGCTGCCCTTTTACACAAGAATAATGTATCTCTATCTATAAATCATCTTCCACGTAGTTCACTTGAAGCAGATGTAGCCTTTCTAGATAAATTATCAAGTGATTTTATAATATTCCACCAAGATCAGAACTGAATTTGCTTCATATGCAAATCATGGCCATGCTACCACCGAAAGCAAGTGTCTGCACTTCCTTCCCATTTTAAGCATTCAGACTTCAGGGTAGTAGTTGTCTGGCATTATGTAGTATTAGTAGTTGGTAAACCTGAAtgttcaatattttaaatagtgttGTATTTGCTTAAGAGGTCCActagaaacaacaacaacaattttgTTACGCTGATAACGTAGGTACTACTAGCAAAGCTCTTTGTAGGTCTGTCTTTTAGAGATTACTATGCTccaaagaaaagctgatgtTAATTTGTTAATCATGTGTGACTGAGCTAAATAAGttataccaagaaaaaaaaatatactagCCATTTTTAGGGTAAAATTATTCCTCctatatttttcactgtttaacTGTTAGATCAGACATGTTCACCTACAAAAAGAAGCTAGACAGTAAATTCTGGCATTTCAGTAGAACAGTGAGTTAGCCTACAGCTTTccctatttaaataaaaacactcaTTTCCTTATGATCAACAATAACCTTGTTCTAAAATTAACTTGCTGTATAAAACAGgcagattctttaaaaaaagaaaaataatgacagCGACTGGTTTATGCAAATCATCATTCTCTACAAGCAAAATAGATTAAGCTCCAATAGAGTTTTAAAAGCTACTGAAAGCATCTTAGTCAGCATATagctcaaaatatttaattattccaAGGAACTTGTACACATTCTTTAAGTAATTATTTTGGAGTGCATGAATAAGGATATGGTACTTAGTTCCTTACAGATCATCATCAGTATTATGGCATAAGCTGACTATAATTTTGGCccaacaaatgcattttcatcGATTACCCTCTCATCTACTATAATTCACTCACAGACTAGCCCAAAGACTTTGCAGTATTACCATCCAGTAAAAGCCTCatatttaaattctaaaatGTAACCATATACTGATTTGAAGCAAAGTATATGCCTTCTCAAACGCTGCATCAGTATAATGGGATCACTGGGACTATATAGTCTTTTTGCTCATGAACACAGGAGATAGTTTCTCACAAATAAACAGCAGAGTATCAAAGTagtaaaaatctgtttttatataATAGTTTTGCAACTTCAATTTAGAGTTTTAGTGACAGATGTTCAACCAGGAAAACAGGACACAGCAATCCAACTGTGCAATCCTGGAAAAGGCTTACTCACTTTTCCATCACACTCTCTGAACAAACCTAACTGTAGTTAACTCTGTTCTCTGTAACAGCTGCCAGCTTAACATtagttcttttgcttttttcaaagcaaaatacatgCTCATTTCTGTGGACTCTTAATAAAAAAGCACTGTTAATTCATATAAATATGAAGTGAATAACACAGAGAGCAGAACAGAATAAACCTTTCTTTAAGGATTTTTCTAGCAAATTTCTTCTAGGAAATTTCCACCAACAACTCAAAGGAAGACTTATACAGACAGCAGATGGTGCTAttactatttatattttattccaaaagcaaacaaagccatcctttgtgcagaaaaaaaatggctgaaGATAAATTCATCATCTATATTAGATTAAGCAAGGGGGACGAGTTATTTTAAGTGGAGTGCATGCATTTTAGATCTTGTATTCATTAGACAGATTTAGAGCTTACAAACCAAATACACAGCAAGCTGTACATACTTGCAACGTAAATTATCTTACCAATTTTGCCAGTATTTCTTAACACAGTTAAATTAACAATGCCAAGCAAATCTCTCTGCAGTCCAAGGTCTCTCAGTTCAACAGGGCATTCAAGCACACACATGCAGTTTAGTGCGTGAACAAATTTCTCAAgtgcttaaatattttgctaaataaCATCCCCAAAAATATGCATTCCCCTAAGCATGCTCAGTGGTTTAAAAACCTATCACAGTGGAGACATATTTAGCATACATGTAATTCGAAGTTACTTTTACCAGATCTTCAGTTCTAGTTGTGTCAGTGTCATGTCCTAATACAGTTGTGGGTAAGACCTACAGATCtcagtttccattttattttgtgtatgaAGTGAGACACTAGAAACAGTCAGTCCTCTAGAGTTGCTAACAGAGTCTAGACATCCAAAAAATATCAATTTCTATACTGTCAATAGTGTTtgtgcctcaaaaaaaaaaaaaaacaaaaaaaaaccacaccattGAGCCTTAGAATACttacttgtttttcaaaaggacAGTTTATTTAGTACCATCTGCTTTACGTACATTTTCTAAACGCTATTTACTTTGAACGAACAAGATTTTTGGGGTCCTTATCTAGAATGGATTTCTATTAGACAAGGTCTAGTACAGAAAGTTACATGAATTCAGAGTACTCTATGAATTTTGTCTGcacaaaatactattttgcaGAAGAGGATTATGctgtgaaatgtgaaaatggCATAAGCCAACCACCAGAGGAGATAAAATACTCAAGTCACTGACCACTGACATCAAGGTAAAGAACATACCTTTGTGATGCCCAAGACGCCAATGTTAGGGCTGGAAGAAGTGGATCCATTCCCTGTCCCAAATACTCCATCCAAAACACAGGAGAGACCTTCAATAAAAATCCCTCTGTaattcacaaacagaaaaaaatgtcaaacttGTATTAGTGTAGGTTCACTTCAGATGGTGCTTCATGACTGTCGTGTCTATTCAGGCATCTGCACAAGATTTTCTAATTCACATTTCAAGctccaatacacctggaaaaACACCTTGGGTTCTGTTTAATTTGTCTTAAGATACccttgttcttaaaaaaaaaaaaaaaaaaaaaaaaaaggaaattacaaaataattgaAGTTAAAATTAGAGCTGTTCTTATTTCTAAAATCATGCTTCAGGTGAATTCAACAAGCTACGCTGATTCCAGAACTGATTTGAGTTCTGTCCTCACTGAAATTGTACTACTAAGTTCCTCAGACTCCAGCAGGAATAGGACTAGTTTTTCAATGTTACATTTGAATCAAGAGTTCAACATGACTGTTGCGTCTTCCATTTCAAATCCTTGGTCCTTATGTTTGACCAAATTTTAACACTTAATCTGAGAGCACATTCCTGTCTTCTCCTGAGGGGgttaaataagtttttaaaaagtagtgtAAGATACTGAAAAATGTATATACGTGAATTTTTTTTGACGTACCTGTTTATTGCATGAATAGGTGGAGGAGGAGCACATGACAACCTGGCACAGGCATAGTAATCTCCTATTGATTCAATAATGCTAGCAACAACTGCACTAAGCATTCCTATAactccagcagctgaaattgTTGGCAGTCCCCACTgaactgtgaagaaaagaaaactgaaatctcTCATGCCACAGAAAGCAATGTAGATATCAAAACATATGGCAATTCTTTAATCCTTAATGGAATCAACAAATTCCCTTAACAGTAACACAGCCTGGCAAGTTCAATTAGATTAAAGGAGTAAAGGAATAAATGCCTAACTAACTGCTTTGATCatgcttgggggaaaaaaaaaataaaataaacacaaccaAAACCCTAAACCCTACCAAAAAGATTTCTCAtgtgcagaaggaaggaatttaactactgtttggaaaaaaaaagaaaaaagccaacaaTAATTCAGATCAGTGAGGCAAATGCGACTTAATTATTGTTGCTCTGAAAACTCAGTCTTTGGTTGCAAGTTTAGTCTACCAAACAAAGACAAGATCCAACAGCCAGCTATGATAACTGCATAAACACCTTCCAATTCCAAATTTTTGTAGAAGGGAAAGTAAGATTAATTTAAGCCTGTAGAAAAGCTTGGCAGGTTTTCCACAGCAATTGCCTTGATGCTTTTTATCTCTTTGAAATAGAAGAGCCTCTCACAACAAAAGGGACTTTAAGTCACACAAACGTGAATGAACAAGGCTTTACAAATAAGAAAGGTCTAATCAGGGTGGAGAGAagttttctgcctcttctttcCCAAAACCTTCTATTATACATTTTGCAAGTAATGCTTTAGAAGTGGTTTCTCCTAAGAGCTAATCAGAATCAAAGTATATCGAAAACCACAATGAAGCTCTTCATTAAGATCTAGTGGTATTCATAATTTCTATTCCAGAAGAATGTTATTCTATTATGATGATGTTTATTTCTGAGCAGCACAAATGAGTTGTACAATTCTATCTTATGTCCTAAGAAACAGCCTTTAACAGCTTCACACTTAGagcaaaagaataaaaccaATGAAGATGTCACATAAAGCATTTTGCGCTGTTTTccaattccttttttcctttgaaaagcaTTAACTAGTATCCTTTGGCTTTTCCATAAGCCCAATTCTAACAACACTTCTGGAAGCCAGGACGTTTTTGTGCAGTTGCCTAACATTCGTCCTAATTCAAGAACAGGTGTGTTTGGGGACAGGAGAAGCGTATTAAGTTGGAAAAACTCCATACACTACTGATTCCTTTGACAACAAGAATCAATGATTTCAGTAGCTCTCTGCAGGAGTTATAACAATATATCTTTCTTATAGTATAACATTAACAGCAGTTACCCGCAATATCAACGCATAGAGATAAGTCAACCATTACATGCAAACCCATGTTATACATAAAGTCACAACCTCATTATTAGGAGTCAAGAGTTACCTAGCTAAACCTTACAAGTTCAGGCTTCAGAGTCTTGGTCTTTCCTGTGTGAAACCTTAAGGTATGACATTAAAGAgcaaaagaaggggaaaaaaacaagcgTATGTCGCCCTGAATCTAAATATAGTACTGAGAAAAAGATAGCAGGGTTTCTAAGAAGAACACAAATGATACTCATAGGCCAACTATTAGAAGAAAACAGCCCTTAAAAACAGACATACTTACAAGGATAAGGAACTTTGAACCATGGAGCTACCAACAGCACTCCTCGTCGGGCATCTGTGCGAGCATAGAAGCCGTACTTTGAACTGTCAGGGGGAAAGACGTCCGTCACAGTGAAGATGAAACAAAGCAGCCATGACACCAAAATCGCTAAAATAATCtgtgaaagaatataaaaaagaagctgtttaaaataaactataatTGGCAATATTCACCAATAGCAGTTTCTACACAGACTATTGCGCGCACATCTGAAGTGTGCAATCTTAAGtgatattttaaatctgaacaAGCAGTTAACCCTGTAATAGATCCACTGAGTATCTTTTTCCTCTAATAAAAGTGCTGTTACAAAAGCTTTAGAATTCGAGTAATTATTCTCTCCCATAACAAATGGATAAGTCTCCAAATGGGCACTTACATGAACAAGTGAATTAAGTCTACGTTAACACAGAAATACAAGGAAGTCTTTCACATGGAGAAACAGAGTATTGCTTTCATAAAACTAAAACATAATGATCTTGCCATTCCTTTTTTTGAAGGGCACCATTTTGGCTTTCACTACATGCACAAGCCTACCTCCTTTTCaatccccttccttcccctccctcatCTTCATcactccagcagctcctcattAGATACGAATGCCAGAATGTTATCTAGTAAAACTACGAGACTATTTCCTGTTGCAAATAAGCCATTTAGTTAAGTTCCTCACAAGCACATTTAAGCTTTTATCTCAGCTTTGTGATCTACTGTACTAtctagaaaaattaaaatcaagaaaaaagccccaaaacatAAATTGGTTTACTTTTGCCAACTGAAGATCCAGTTCAACTACTTACAGGGAACATCTTAAAAAGCTGCAGCCTATAAGCTGTCCATCCTTTCTTGGATTTGTAAATGGGTAAGGGAAATTTGACGTTTCTGGCATactgagaaaacagcaacactAGGAAAATagtcctgaggaaaaaaaaggagagtaaGACAAGAGACATGCCATTAGcaccaatattttaaaaatccttctcAGCAGAAACCTGATAATCCTTCAGGTTGTTCAGACTCAGAATATAAATGTACATGCTAAATTTAGCATAAGACAAAATATAATGAGAgagtgtattttaaataaattattattccACAAAATCTAAAACTACGTCATTTGTATTCTAAAGTACTGCAACAATAGTCAGCAAACAGgtaaaaaagaacaggaaaatgaatcagaaatattttcagagttaAGAC
Coding sequences within it:
- the SLC23A2 gene encoding solute carrier family 23 member 2, with translation MQVPDILETMGIGKNTTSKSVEAGGSTEGKYEDESKHPTFFTLPVVINGGATSSGDQDTEDTELMAIYTTENGIAEKSSLAETLDSTGSLDAQRTDMIYTIEDVPPWYLCIFLGLQHYLTCFSGTIAVPFLLADAMCVGFDQWATSQLIGTIFFCVGITTLLQTTFGCRLPLFQASAFAFLAPARAILSLEKWKCNNTDITVTNGTTDLLHTEHIWYPRIREIQGAIIMSSLIEVVIGLLGLPGALLRYIGPLTITPTVALIGLSGFQAAGERAGKHWGIAMLTIFLVLLFSQYARNVKFPLPIYKSKKGWTAYRLQLFKMFPIILAILVSWLLCFIFTVTDVFPPDSSKYGFYARTDARRGVLLVAPWFKVPYPFQWGLPTISAAGVIGMLSAVVASIIESIGDYYACARLSCAPPPPIHAINRGIFIEGLSCVLDGVFGTGNGSTSSSPNIGVLGITKVGSRRVIQYGAAFMLLLGMVGKFSALFASLPDPVLGALFCTLFGMITAVGLSNLQFIDLNSSRNLFVLGFSIFFGLVLPSYLKQNPLVTGITGIDQVLNVLLTTAMFVGGCVAFILDNTIPGSPEERGIRKWKKGVGKGSKSLDGMETYDLPFGMNFIKKYRCFSFLPISPTFMGYTWKGFRKSSNCRSSDEDSEAAV